ATCACTTGAAATAGCAGCGGAAAATGCCGTGGATCTTGAGGTACTGTTACTTTCTTGATTTCTACGGTACTCTTGTTTATAGCTCTTTATGGTTTGCTCTGCTTCGAAGATGTAATCGATTCTTTTCATCCAGTAATTATTGGAGTAAGTCAATATTTAGAAGATAAagaatgtaaatattttgtaattattagAGTCATGTTTTAGGAAGGATATTGTgtctgtttgtttatttttgtaacaaggattgtatgtGCTATTTATTCAGAATATGGaatacatgaaaattaagccgTAAAATTCTATTTGACATTAAAGCCAAGTTTGCCGTAACCCTAGAAACTGTAAAACAATATTTTCTTCTGCTGCTGTGTTCGGTCGACTTGTTCCTGCACTGCTTGTTGCAGAAATCGGTCAGGGCATGTATAGTGGATTTGCAACAGTGTGATCTTGCTGCCGCGTGGGTGCTGTGAGTGGTCTCGACATATTTCTGGGTTCTTGCAACAATAAGTTAGGTTGCACCGTGTGTGTATTGTGCTGTGCCGAGAATGATAACTATTGGTATCATTGTGTCGTGCTCTGCTGCTGTTGCAATCAGCAATTGTTGCCTGTAATTGCTGCGGGGCCTTGCTACCTTAATCAACGTGTGAATTGTCCCCTTGTTGCAACGTGTGAAATCTATGCAACGTGGAAAGTCGTGCTCTGCTGCTTATTGCAGCGTGGTTAATTGTGCTATTTAGCACTATATATAGTGCCGTGTTGatcaaaagagaaataaaagggACAAAAGGATTTGCTGCTAGTGTTGATaataaaaaaggggaaaaaatggGATTGGCTGCTATCTGAATTGCAGCTATGCTGCTGCCagttttatatatttgttgCTGTGTGCTCTGCTTTCTGTTTTTCTAGTTATCGTTCATCAACAATCACAGTAGCTCTCAGTGGCGTGCTGCTACTGTCTGTATGTTATTATATTGTTTTTGCTAAGTATCTACAAGTTTTATCTGTGGAGTCTACTGCAATAATTGGATATTGGTGTGATTGCCGTGAGATTATTTTATTGCAAGTAGTTCTCGTGTACTATTACTATGATGAATACAGGTTGGATTTTAGATTCTGGTGCTACGGATCATATGACATATGATAGAACTTTGTTTCAGTCCATGAAAGACCCTCATAGAAAGTGTGTGGTAGCTGCCAATGGTTCTACTACTGTTGTTGTTGGAGCAGGAACAATTATCTCTTACACCATCTCTTCCCTTACATAATTGTTTATTGGTTCCATCACTGTCCCATCACTTATTATCTGTACCTCAAGTCACTGAACAATTGGATTGTGTTGTATTAATGTATCCTTCATTTTGCTTACTTCAGGATATTCAGACAAAGGAGATCATTGggcgtggcactaagagagaggggttatattatgtggatgacgtTGTTTCTTGCAGAGCTAATGCAGTTCGAGCATCTCATACCAATAATTTACAGGAAATTTGGTTATTGCATCGTCGGTTAGGACATGCTTCGTTTGGTTATTTGAGGCGTATGTTGCCTAGTTTATTTCATGAAATTAAAGAATCAGACTTACATTGTGAGGTATGTATTCTCGCGAAGAGTCATCGCATTTCGTTTCCTcctagtatgaataaaagattgtttccttttgaacttgtgcactctgatgtttggggtcctgcTCCTGTTAGTACTTTGTCTGGAGTTAAATGGTTTGTTACCTTCGTTGATGATTGCACTCGTACGACTTGGatttatgtgatgaagaataaaagtgatgtgggTATGGTGTTTCGATCATTCTCTCAAATGGTTGCAACGCAATATTCCTCTGTTATTAAGGTTCTCCGCTCTGATAATGGAGGTGAGTATATTGGTTCCGAGTTGTCCGGCTTCCTTCGGGATTAAGGAATTCTACATGAGACTACTTGTCCTcataccccacaacaaaatggggttgctgaAAGAAAGAACCGTCATATCTTGAAAATTGCTCGTGCCTTGCTCATTGGTGCATCTATACCTAAACGGTTCTGGCCTGAAGCTGTCACCTGTGCCATGTATGTGATTAACCGTATGCCATCCCGGGTTATGGATTTTTGTACACCTCTCCAAGTATTGACAGAGTTTGTTCCAGTAGTGTTAACTAATACTCTTTCTCCTCGTGTATTTGggtgtgtagcctatgttcatattcacaagattcatcGTAGTAAGCTCAATCCATGTGCTCACCGGTGTGTTTTTCTGGGATTTGCTCCTCAACAGAAAGGGTATAAGTGCTACCACCCTGAAACTCGTCATATGTATGTAACTATGGATGTTACCTTTTTCGAATCCGAGTTCTTTTATGTTTCGACTCCATCACCTTCTGATCACCCGGGGGAGAATATGAGTGGTGATCTTGGGTGGTTGGAAATATGTAGCTCATAGGGAGTatttattgacaaaaaaagCCGTGAAAGCTCTCGGCAAGACACTGCTGAGAATGGAGACAGTAAATCTCGGCAGTGTCTTGTCGAGAATGTGAGTATCATTCATCCAAGTAGCACTGAACCAGTTGAGTCTTCTCGGCAATGTGCTGCCGAGTGAGATGCAGAGTGTCAACAGGGAGTTCCCGAACTAGTTTCACCGCTCCAGTAACTATTAGCTACTGAACCCGCAACCCCCTCTCTCTCAAGCTCAATAGTGCCACCCAATATGTCTTCTCTGAATATTCATGAGGTAAGTACTACTGATGCTCATGTAACTAATCCATATAATGTTATGAGTACATATAAGTTGCCGCCAAGGCAAAAACGTGGTGTTCCTCCTGATAGATTTTCTCCTGAAGGAAAAGTGAAGTATCCAATAGCTAATTATGTGTCATGCTCAAACCTTGCACCAGAACGTCAAGCCTGGGTAAATAATGTGGAAGCAATCCAAGTACCAACCCGAGTTGAGGAGGCCTTGAAGGATCCTAAATAGGCTACTGCGATGGATGAAGAAATGATGGCACTACATAAGAATGATACATGGGAGGTAACTGAGCTACCTAAAGGGAAGAAACCAGTTGGGTGTAGATGGGTCTTTACGATCAAATACAAGGCAGACGGATCGGTAGACAGGTATAAAGCAAGGTTAGTAGCAAAAGGCTATACTCAAACTTATGGTGTTGATTATCAGGAGACTTTTCCTCCAGTAGCGAAGATGAATACAATACGAGTTCTGATTTCTTTAGctgcaaatttgaattggccactaaaacagtttgatgtgaaaaatgcttttcttcatgggcaCTTGGAAGAAGAGGTATATATGGTTTTTCCTCCAGGGTACAATGCCGGAGGGAAAACCGGAGTATGTAGGTTGCGAAAGTCACTCTACGGACTTAAGCAATCGCCTCATGCGTGGTTTGGTATATTTACCCAAGTTATGAGGCGGATTGGGTATTATCAAAGTCACTCGGATCATACATTATTTGTGAAACGGGAAAGTGGTAAAGTGACATccttaattatttatgtggatgacatgataATAATAGGTGATAATTCGGAAGAGATGATGAAGCTAGAACAAAACCTTGCCGCCGAGTTCGAGATGAAGAATTTGggagatttgaaatattttcttggtGTGGAAGTTGCTCGGTCATCtagaggtattttcttgtctcaacgtaaatatgttctGGATTTATTAAAGGAAACAGGAATGCTGGGATGTAAGCATGTGGACACTCCTATCGTGGAGAAACATTATTTGGGGATTTATCCAGATCAAAAACCGGTTGACAGAGGTAGATATCAAAGACTAGTGGGGATGTTGATTTATCTTTCTCACACTCGTCCAGATATTGCCTATGATGTAAGTGTGGTTGGTCAGTTTATGCAGTCACCAAGTGTGGATCATATGGCAGCAGTAATGAGAATCTTGGCATATTTGAAGTCTGCCCTTGGTAAATGAATTTTGTATGAATGTCATGGACATATGAGGATTGAGGGATttactgatgctgattgggcaggtgatGCGACTGATAGACGATCTACATCTGGGTATTTAACTTTTGTTGGGGGTAATTTGGTTACGTGGCGAAGCAAGAAACAGAATGTGGTATCACGATCTTCTGCCGAAGCTGAGTATATGGGTATGGCACATGGTGTGTGTGAGATACTTTGGCTACAAAAGTTACTTTGGAGTCTTGGTTTTAAGTAGAAGGAGGCAATGaagttgtattgtgataataagtCTGCCAGGGAAATAGCCGAGAATTCATTAGAGCATGACATGACTAAGCATGTTGAGGTTGatagacattttatcaaagaaaagtTAGAGAAAAAGATTGTGTCAATACCGTTTGTGAACTCAGAAGAACAACTTGCAGATATCCTTACCCATGCCGTGTGTAGTAGAAGATTTGGTAATtcacttgtcaagttgggcatatgagtaggaaaactaatgaaaagggtttgaaaactttgagttttaatgataaggacaaaataaagggtaaagtgaatagtgccatgattgactttttagtgtaaaaatgtggtttttctttaaagtgaacagtaccgggtgctttttgttaaagttccctaatatCTTAGCTCCAACTTGAAGGGGAGTATTGGAATAAGTCAATATTTAGAAGAAAAGGAATGTAAATATCTTGTAATTATTAGAGTCATGTTTTAGGAAGGATGTTGTGCCCTTTactttgtttccttttgtaacaaggattgtatgtGCTATTTATTCAGAATATGGaatacatgaaaattaagccgTAAAATTCGTAATATGGCTTTGGCTAGTAATTGTACATTTGTCTCTCATAGAAATAGGCATTTCATGGATGAAAAAAGCTCCGATAATTTGCTGTCTTGAATCATTTTGTGCATTGGTGCTGATCGACTTATATATTGTTCTGCTGGTAATCCTGCAGTTGGATATGGAATTTATTCAGTGCAGCATTAAGAACTTAGGATGGAGAGGTAAGAGAACCCTTCTCTGCAGCGGCCTATATACGCGTGTATTTGTAGCAGAAACAATTTACACTTAAACACCGGTCCTCACCATTGGTTTAGATGGTTTTTTACTGTGACCACATGATGAGATCACTTCCCTTTTGGTCAATTGCAGCTCGTGAAAAGGGCAGCCTTGCAGAGCTTCAATGCTAGCAGTGCTGAAGTTATATGTGAGGTGGGTCAAAATAAGCTTATTTCGATTTTTCGCAGTGGTTAAAGACACTGCGTAGTTATGTTTTATGAGATGAGTGAGCatgcttttgttgttgacatgATATTAAAGCTTATTTTATCGTTGTCTTTGTTCGTCAGCTTCGATACGATGTACCACAGCTGTACAAATTTCACGAGAAAAGGGAGGTAGATATTGCCGTGTGACTTGTGGCGATTCGTTCCCAAGAGTAACTAGCACATGTGGTGTATGTTTTTCTGGCCAAAGATCATGCAGGGTGTACGGTAGGTGAACAAATACACATGTAAAAGTTGATGTAGGaatttgatttgttttcttcaaattttattggattttaatcttccATGTTTCATGGCACGTCGAAATCCGGCGATGAGATTTATATTTTCCATGACATAATTAGATCCAAAATCTCATTCTCCACAAGATAAGATCGGAAGCAACAAGTATTATGCGAACATCAATTCTAGATTTCAAACGTCATTGAGAATGGAAAATCAAACTCGAGAACTCGGGAGGTGACTCGGGAGGTTACTCGAGAGGTAACTCGGGCGGTAAATGTTCTTGACGAACCACTAGAAGCTCCATGcattttttcaaaaatgccTCAACAGAATTGTATTTCCATCTTCTCTCTGCAATGTAGATGACAAAAAAGTACACCTCTCGTCCGACCAAATAACAGATTGATCAGCCTAAGCTGCAGATAGTAAAACTAAAACCAGAACAAAAAAGAATCATGTAACTTGCATGTAAAATTAGTTTCGTGACCTTTCTATCCTTTCTTCGGCTCCATGCTAACTCCGAGTTTTATCTTTTATTCATGCTTCAGCTCCTGCATCTTCGACTGTCTCAACTGACTCCCCAAGAGTGAACCGAACAAACCTGCGAACTTTTATGTTCTCACCCAGAGCAGCAACAGTCTGCTTCACTAGGTCTTTCACCAAAAGATTATCATCTTTAATGAAAGGTTGCTCTAAAAGAGCCAGCTCCCCAAGCCTCTTTGAGATCCTCCCCTCCACAATTCTCTCCCTAATGTTCTCAGGTTTGGACAGAAGGTCCTCCCTCTGCCTCTCAAGCTCTTTTTCCTTGTTTACAATGCTCTCTGGAATGTCTTCGATGGATACATATTGCACCTGAGGGCAGGCCACGACTTGCATTGCCAGATCATCAACCAACCCCTTGAAATTTTCACTTCTACCAACAAAGTCAGTCTCGCAGTTGACTTCAATCAGAACTCCAATGCGAGCGTCATGAATGTAGGACCCAATCCTGCCTTCAGCAGCAAGCCTGCTGGATTTCTTTTCAGCAGAAGAAAGACCCTTCTTCCGCAGGTACTCTTGTGCCTTCTCAAGGTCCCCTCCAGTTTCGGAGAGAGCTTTCTTGCAGTCCATCATCCCTGCTCCAGTTTCATCACGTAGTTGTTTAACCAAAGCGGCAGAGACGGCTACAGTTGGTGCCCTGCAATATGGTGTTGAATCTACATCAGTGACGTACACAAAATATACATCCATATTGGCATCAACAAGCACGTATGTTATCACAGAAACTGAGTGTTGCAACTCTTGTTTTTATCACAGAAACATAATAAAAATCCAATCTATTATATTAATGACCCAGTATTATAGAATCTTATATAAAAGCAAGACATGATATGTGAAAGGCAGTTGCTTACTTCTCAACAGTTTCCTTGACTTCCACTGCAGCAGGCTGCTCTTTTACTTCCGCGGGCACTGGTTTTGCTGCAGTTTGGGCAGCCACCTCAGCAGCAAAATCCTGACTCTTCTTCTCCAAGCCCTCTCCAAGATTGTAGCGGACAAACCTATTCACTTTTATGTTTTCTCCAATAGTTGAAATGGTTTGTTTGACCAAGTCCTTCACCACCACCTTATCATTCTTGATGAAAGGCTGCTCAAGCAATGCCAGCTCCTCAAGCCTCTTCCTTATCCTCCCGTCAACAATCTTTGACCTAATCTGCTCCGGCTTTGACAAAAGATCTTCTTTCTGCATCTCAATTGCTCTTTCCTTGTTCACAAGCTCTTCAGGAACATCTTCTGTAGCAAGGTACTGTACTTGAGGGCATGCAGCCACTTGCATGGTTAAATCATCAACCAGCTCCTTGAAAATGTCACCCCGAGAAACAAAATCTGTCTCACAGTTTACCTCTAGCAAGATACCTATCCTGCTATCATGAATGTATGAACCTATTCTTCCTTCAGCAGTGGCTCTGCTGGCTTTCTTTTCTGCACTAGCTAAACCTTTCTTTCTAAGGAACTCCGTAGCTTTAACAATGTCCCCGCCAGTCTCTGACAAAGCATTTTTGCAATCCATCATTCCAGCTCCTGTTTCTTCACGCAGCTGCTTTACAAGGGCTGGTGATATAATTGCTGTAATCCACATGTAAAAACAAACCGTTAGAGGTAGATATATCTCGTAATAGAAGATTGCTATTGCAATGTGAACCGGACAATCAATCACTTAAAAGAATCCTTCAACATATTTAAGAGGATTTTATTCATCTTCACTCGCCCACTAGCAACATTATTCAGCATCAGATGGAACATGGTGTTGCACAGTAAAATCTGTGTAATCCTTTTAAGATCACTAAATATTTAGGGAGCAGCAATTTCACATTGCAACAATTGTTTGTAGCATATGAAACTTCCCAagtgttttgtgtgtgtgtttgtgtggtaGGCAGATAAATTCAACCCAGCAAATCAATACAACCATTCATTCATTTCCCCTATCATACTCACATTCTTCTTAGAATTTAGTTCAGATCCTCATAGTTTTCAATGGTTTGATTTCCATCTTGAAAGCAACAAGTATTCAGGTCACCGTGTACAGATATTCCACGAACCATATCTCATCAGGTTTCAGGTCATTAGTATTTGTTTGTTTACCTGGTTTAATGTAGAGATTTATGATTAAAATGAGCAAGATGAAATAACCTTTAATTTCTCTTTCCTTCGGGGAAGGATTGTCAGATTGTCGATTTGAATCAGAAGCACCGCCATTCTTCTTGGGGGCACTTTCCACTTTGTCACCTTCCACTTGTGAGATAGAAGGCAATTCACTCTCAGCAGCAGATGTTTGAATCTGAGCTTCCTCTGTAATGTTGTCAGCTAGGTCTTCTACAACTTTGGTGGCCTCACTTTCTGTTAAAAGGACGTCATCATCAGCTAATTCTCCAGACGGATCAGAAGTTCTATCACTTTATGTTCCATCTGTgattttacattttaattttgttttaaaaaagagAACATGTCTGATGTCTCTATAGCATAAGTGTTTTAACGTTAACTGTTAAACGATGCAAAGTTTCAGCATATTGGATCACAAAATAGCATATTATTTTGCACATTATAGGCATCTTATGTTTGTCTTTACTATCTCAGACTTAGAGCAAAGTTTTGAATTCAATTGAATGAAATGTAAATACTacacttgaagggaaaaaaatCTAGTTATGAACCTTTTGGTTCTTCAGTTAGTGCAGCAGAAGGAATTTCTCTCTCTGAAGTAGGTGGTTGCAGTTCACCTTTTTCTATGGTATCATCCGCTTGAGGCTCTATAACCTCTTCGCCTGTTGGAACTTCTGAAGTCGACGTGTAATTAGCTATTTCACTAGACGAACCAGCAATTGCATTTTCCACTCCATCCATGGTAAATGTACTCCCTTCAGGAGCCAAGATATCAGAACTCCCCTCTTCTCTTTCAATGGGTTGTTCTGTGGTTTCTAGAGTTTCAATTGTACTAGAAACTGGGCTTTCCTGGTCCTCTGAAGGAGCACCATTTTCAACTGTTTCATCCACCACTGAAAGGACACCAAGAGTTCCCTCGTCACTGGTTGTATGTTCGTCCAACACTTCAGGAATACTGGATTCACTGCTTGCAATGGCTTTAGCAGctttttctattttctctcttttgtccaaaaatgaAGCAATATCCTTGTTTTGGCGAAAAGCCAGAAGGAATGGGTTTGTTGCAGTGTGGATTACTCCTTGACTGACCTGTGAGTCCGACTTTAGaatatcttcttctttcttcattgTCAAGGTTACTTGTCCTCTTGTAGTACGCAGGACACGGACATTTATTTCTTGGCCAAGCTGCAAGGAGGTCTCCCCCATGACGTTTGCAAATCCATCATCAGGTTCCTCCGATGTAGGCAGGAATCCTTCCTCTCCCTCAGGAAGAGATATAAAAGCACCAGCCCTGGCAAAATTCTTTACCGTGCCTACTAGGTCCTGCCCTTTTTCAAACTTTGTAGTTTTCCTCACCTCTTTTTTCCCTTCGCCTTTCTTTGGGCCACTCCTTCTACCAGGTCCACCCCTATCACTACCAGCAGAAGCATCTTTCCTTTGCTGCAGCTTACTGCCATTGTCACGTTCACGCATAGTGAGAGAGATCCGCCCAGTCTCTGGATTGGCTTCAACTAATGTCACCTTCACCTCTTGCCCAACAGAAACAATGCTTCCAACATCCTTAACGTAACTATCACTCAATTGTGAAACATGTATGAGGCCATCTGTGAAAGCTCCAAAGTCAATAAAAGCACCAAATGGCTGGATTGATCTTACTTTCCCCGTAAAAGTTGCACCGACAACCAGCTCTTCATTCTTCACAGGTGGCATCTCACTTTTCCTAACAGGTTTTGAACGCTTTGGTTGAGAATCTTGAGATGGGCCAGGACTATCATCAGAGGATTTGGCTTCACTAGAAGCTGCATCTGCAACTGGTGAGTCTGCTTCCTCAACTGCCACATCGGTTCCTGTGGCAGATACATGGATTCTAGATCTATGATATACGGGGCATCTGCTGTGGTACAATGCAAATGATTTGATAGAGGTcgaaaaaggtaaaagaaaacTCCGTGGGGATAGAGCATGTTTTGCAGAATTCCTTGAAAAACTGAATTTTGTTAAACAATTGTTCTTTCTTGCAGTAAAGGCAGTTCCAGGAATATGCGAGACATTGCTTATAGAATACGGAATTACAGGCGTCATGTTGACTTGAAAAATAGAAGTTGAGTCTGCTCCTAACATAAGACTTCCATTCCTTGCTCACCTGCACAGAATATCAAAATGACGAACAAAACGAAAAGATTCATCCAAAGTGCGATATACAATTGCTAACACGAGAATACATCCTCACATGGTTCCACCGAGAGTACATATAGATCCATCAAAAGCACATTACAAGTGCTAAAAGATAAAAACTTGATAACTTCCATCAAAATTATCAAATGTGGATTACCTAATTACTTTTGGTCGAGCAACGAAAACAAAACATAGATATCACCACCCAAATTCCTATTACTTACCAATGAAGCTGACACCAACACCCCAAAAATTCAATTATTCAACAAAATTAACATTCCGATTTCGAACCTAATTTAAACGCATATCAAACCGAAACACTGAACAGACACAAACAATCAACCCCAATCCTGTGTGCAGAGTCCATTCATAACAACTGTACACTCTCACTGAAAAATAAGAACCAAACTTTCCCTTCCATTTCAATGACACATTGAAGTAAAATAAGAACACTAAGCAAACATTACAATAATCCAGTATTTACAAACAGAACAAAACCAGCAAAAGACTGACGAAAAAACAGAGAAATTACAATATCctaaattaaaaccaaaaaaatcacaaaaataatCAACAACCCATTACTGCAAACTCATCGAAACACAGAAAGGAGGAGAATTTCAACAACCCAATTAGTCAATGCAGCTAAATTTTGTACCTTCGAGAAAAAATTTAGCAAACTGAAGCTTCCAAGTCTGTGAAGCTTATCTATACTGCAGGCGAATGAGCATACTGAAAAAGGTGGGGGCTTTAAATCCTTATCCTTTCTGTGGTGGCAGTGTGTCTGTCTGCATTGCTCAAGGATGAGGCAAAGCTCTGGCCGGCCCGGTTTCAATCTGCTGTGTTGGGCCAGTTAAACCGGAACCGAACTCAATAAGAGTGGTTCTATGTACAGTTTGGTCGTCTCTggatgcttttgtttttttgaataTTCAATTTACTTTCACACATTTTCTTTGGACTGAAAATAATTCACTAAACTTTCAAAAGTATTCTTCTTTTACCttttaagcattttttttaCCGGCtgctcaatttttattttttttggacaCTCATTTCCTCGTATTATTTTTTAAGGCTCTCTGTTCAATTTGAAAAATTTCACCGATagcataattttttattctacatgtgattgcatggtttttttttttttaatttcatgaaGCAAAATTTGCACTATAACCGGATGCTATATGAGGAACAATGAGAGTACTAAGAACTACAATACCATTAAAAAAAACTAGATCTTCAATCCATGTAATCTGGGATCTATCACAATAAATTTGGAAATGATAGGATACTCAAAAtcaattttggaaaaaaaatctaTGGATGTACCATCTGGATTTGGTGTATTAATCCAACAAGTTTCTTGTAAAATATGGTGTTTCCAAATCCAACACCATTACAAAGAATATGTACTTAAGAATTGGATAAAAAGTTGCaaaaaacttgttttttttcgttttcagGATTATCATAGTTATCACTATGCTCTTCCATTCTGTTATTTGAGTAGAGTTTTAGAGAAGCACGACAAAGTAAAATTTGGATAAGTACGGTAAAGTGAAATTCAATAGTGGTCAAATTTATCAGTCGTTTGATTACTACGTTGTTTGTTTCAAAACCatgttcaaaaaaataattgttcTTCTTGAGAAATCTCCAAGTCCTTTGTGGTAGTTTTATATATGGGCTtcataaaaaaaacttatatataaatataaaaatctttttctgttaaataaaattgatgggTGTTTAAAAAAAACTTTGATGTACAATGAATCACTCAATCAGTAATGGGATGGACTCAATAGGGCCGAAGGCTAATTGGGTAAAAAAAACTTGAGACATGCATGCtagggagaaattttttattgtgacggaAACATGAGTGATAtaccatgtgtttttatgtaagcggtgagaaaatttattttttaagttattaactttttaacacacatatcccaccatttatatagtgacacgtggtgtatcacCTCGTGTGtcagtcacactgaaaaatctctccatgcTAGGGTAGTtggtccatttttttttatcctatCCTAAGAGAGAAATTTGTTGAACACTAAAATAGCATTATCTATGACAACAAGATAAAAGTAAATTTTCTAGCATATGAAAAAATGATTTGCTTTGGTGTATGTGATTGGAATGAATAATTCATTGTATTAAAGGTATGTTGAAggataaaaaatgaagaaatcatGTCCAATTTGAAGGTAGGAAGTGAATAACTTATTGAGGAAATTTATCTATTTAAATCCCTCTCAAAATGATTGGATTAGAAAGGCTATGTTTCATTCATGTCTAATCCGTTACAAATGAAGAATTATTTACCTCTTTTTTCTTTGTAACTTAAGGGTATATGCTAACAAATTGTCAATTCTAGCATATTTGCAGTTTcaatttgtttataccatatttagggcctcgtatttagatctcctacaaatactcggaggacttaaatgtaattatgtgataaaggaaggggcaaatatgtaataagtgagcagtccttattctataaaagggcctcattctcaccctcagaggccaattcctaaggttcctcaccccctctcaaagctctcactctcagagctctttctccctcagataaatacataatcagtgtggacgtagcccaaacctttgggtgaaccatgatacatcttgtgttatttacatttcttgcagattcacagttggatttacgttgttccaagactttcgattttgtgcatcaacatttagcgCTGTcagtgggaaac
Above is a window of Malus sylvestris chromosome 15, drMalSylv7.2, whole genome shotgun sequence DNA encoding:
- the LOC126604014 gene encoding polyprotein of EF-Ts, chloroplastic isoform X1 is translated as MLGADSTSIFQVNMTPVIPYSISNVSHIPGTAFTARKNNCLTKFSFSRNSAKHALSPRSFLLPFSTSIKSFALYHSRCPVYHRSRIHVSATGTDVAVEEADSPVADAASSEAKSSDDSPGPSQDSQPKRSKPVRKSEMPPVKNEELVVGATFTGKVRSIQPFGAFIDFGAFTDGLIHVSQLSDSYVKDVGSIVSVGQEVKVTLVEANPETGRISLTMRERDNGSKLQQRKDASAGSDRGGPGRRSGPKKGEGKKEVRKTTKFEKGQDLVGTVKNFARAGAFISLPEGEEGFLPTSEEPDDGFANVMGETSLQLGQEINVRVLRTTRGQVTLTMKKEEDILKSDSQVSQGVIHTATNPFLLAFRQNKDIASFLDKREKIEKAAKAIASSESSIPEVLDEHTTSDEGTLGVLSVVDETVENGAPSEDQESPVSSTIETLETTEQPIEREEGSSDILAPEGSTFTMDGVENAIAGSSSEIANYTSTSEVPTGEEVIEPQADDTIEKGELQPPTSEREIPSAALTEEPKESEATKVVEDLADNITEEAQIQTSAAESELPSISQVEGDKVESAPKKNGGASDSNRQSDNPSPKEREIKAIISPALVKQLREETGAGMMDCKNALSETGGDIVKATEFLRKKGLASAEKKASRATAEGRIGSYIHDSRIGILLEVNCETDFVSRGDIFKELVDDLTMQVAACPQVQYLATEDVPEELVNKERAIEMQKEDLLSKPEQIRSKIVDGRIRKRLEELALLEQPFIKNDKVVVKDLVKQTISTIGENIKVNRFVRYNLGEGLEKKSQDFAAEVAAQTAAKPVPAEVKEQPAAVEVKETVEKAPTVAVSAALVKQLRDETGAGMMDCKKALSETGGDLEKAQEYLRKKGLSSAEKKSSRLAAEGRIGSYIHDARIGVLIEVNCETDFVGRSENFKGLVDDLAMQVVACPQVQYVSIEDIPESIVNKEKELERQREDLLSKPENIRERIVEGRISKRLGELALLEQPFIKDDNLLVKDLVKQTVAALGENIKVRRFVRFTLGESVETVEDAGAEA
- the LOC126604014 gene encoding polyprotein of EF-Ts, chloroplastic isoform X2 — translated: MLGADSTSIFQVNMTPVIPYSISNVSHIPGTAFTARKNNCLTKFSFSRNSAKHALSPRSFLLPFSTSIKSFALYHSRCPVYHRSRIHVSATGTDVAVEEADSPVADAASSEAKSSDDSPGPSQDSQPKRSKPVRKSEMPPVKNEELVVGATFTGKVRSIQPFGAFIDFGAFTDGLIHVSQLSDSYVKDVGSIVSVGQEVKVTLVEANPETGRISLTMRERDNGSKLQQRKDASAGSDRGGPGRRSGPKKGEGKKEVRKTTKFEKGQDLVGTVKNFARAGAFISLPEGEEGFLPTSEEPDDGFANVMGETSLQLGQEINVRVLRTTRGQVTLTMKKEEDILKSDSQVSQGVIHTATNPFLLAFRQNKDIASFLDKREKIEKAAKAIASSESSIPEVLDEHTTSDEGTLGVLSVVDETVENGAPSEDQESPVSSTIETLETTEQPIEREEGSSDILAPEGSTFTMDGVENAIAGSSSEIANYTSTSEVPTGEEVIEPQADDTIEKESEATKVVEDLADNITEEAQIQTSAAESELPSISQVEGDKVESAPKKNGGASDSNRQSDNPSPKEREIKAIISPALVKQLREETGAGMMDCKNALSETGGDIVKATEFLRKKGLASAEKKASRATAEGRIGSYIHDSRIGILLEVNCETDFVSRGDIFKELVDDLTMQVAACPQVQYLATEDVPEELVNKERAIEMQKEDLLSKPEQIRSKIVDGRIRKRLEELALLEQPFIKNDKVVVKDLVKQTISTIGENIKVNRFVRYNLGEGLEKKSQDFAAEVAAQTAAKPVPAEVKEQPAAVEVKETVEKAPTVAVSAALVKQLRDETGAGMMDCKKALSETGGDLEKAQEYLRKKGLSSAEKKSSRLAAEGRIGSYIHDARIGVLIEVNCETDFVGRSENFKGLVDDLAMQVVACPQVQYVSIEDIPESIVNKEKELERQREDLLSKPENIRERIVEGRISKRLGELALLEQPFIKDDNLLVKDLVKQTVAALGENIKVRRFVRFTLGESVETVEDAGAEA